In Oryza sativa Japonica Group chromosome 2, ASM3414082v1, the following are encoded in one genomic region:
- the LOC136355247 gene encoding disease resistance protein PIK5-NP-like has protein sequence MRMLRILDLEGTSGLKDRDLSQIGNFLHLRYLSLRGCADIYHLPNSLGNLWDIQVLDVSGTSIIKLPKTITKLKKLHYLRAGNIPKDDDTSSIELKESCDLSKMEHEPIDDLEIPDVEAKSTLVLDVSGTSIIKLPKIITKLKKLHYLRAGNIPKDDATSSIELKESSDLSKMEHEPIDDLEIPDVEAKSVQFGMEQGTFLSLVVMELKDQGGLKSLTFMQGAMPRLELLQIDNCIHIDENGLSGVSSLPSLREVMLKGDHNEELMKNLCDQITLNQNQPVLKGA, from the exons ATGAGGATGCTTCGGATTCTTGATTTGGAGGGCACATCTGGTTTGAAAGATCGTGACCTGAGTCAAATTGGCAATTTTCTTCACCTCAGGTATCTTTCATTAAGAGGATGTGCTGATATCTATCATCTACCAAATTCATTGGGCAACTTGTGGGACATCCAGGTGTTAGATGTCAGCGGCACAAGTATCATCAAGCTACCAAAGACCATCACCAAGCTAAAGAAGCTCCACTACCTTCGTGCCGGCAATATACCAAAGGATGATGACACCTCTTCTATAGAGTTGAAAGAATCATGTGATCTTTCAAAAATGGAGCACGAGCCAATTGATGATTTGGAAATACCAGATGTTGAAGCCAAATCAACGTTG GTGTTAGATGTCAGCGGCACAAGTATCATCAAGCTACCAAAGATCATCACCAAGCTAAAGAAGCTCCACTACCTTCGTGCTGGCAATATACCAAAGGATGATGCCACCTCTTCTATAGAGTTGAAAGAATCAAGTGATCTTTCGAAAATGGAGCACGAGCCAATTGATGATTTGGAAATACCAGATGTTGAAGCCAAATCAGTTCAATTTGGCATGGAG CAAGGGACTTTCCTGAGTCTTGTAGTGATGGAGCTGAAAGATCAAGGAGGCCTCAAGTCATTAACCTTCATGCAAGGAGCGATGCCAAGGCTTGAGTTGCTGCAGATCGATAATTGTATACACATTGACGAAAATGGGCTTTCTGGTGTGTCATCTCTTCCAAGCCTGAGAGAAGTTATGCTCAAGGGTGACCACAACGAAGAACTCATGAAGAACCTGTGTGACCAGATCACTCTGAATCAAAACCAACCAGTTCTAAAGGGGGCATGA